A DNA window from Panthera tigris isolate Pti1 chromosome X, P.tigris_Pti1_mat1.1, whole genome shotgun sequence contains the following coding sequences:
- the LOC122235422 gene encoding ferritin heavy chain-like, with protein MRRPAPPLIPLPPNRKLAPVSCNGPQFRFYPRAVAASEPNGRCLEVSIATECLWLLSPFKLGNLRGRRRLRPRHCLFRGPRFRVALTLGPAPPTMATAPFSQVCQNYHPECEAAINSQINLELYASHVYLSMAFYFDHDDVALENVSKFFLRQSHEEKERVEKLMQLQNQRGGRIRLHNIMKPDRDNWESGLKAMECAFHLEKSVNQSLLDLHQLATDKKDAHLCSFLETNYLHEQVKVIKELGGYITSLCKMGAPEDGLAEYLFDKLTLGNSDKN; from the coding sequence ATgcgccgccccgccccaccccttatcccccttcccccaaaccGGAAACTCGCCCCCGTTTCCTGTAACGGACCCCAGTTCCGGTTCTATCCCAGAGCTGTTGCTGCGTCCGAACCCAACGGACGCTGCCTAGAGGTCTCCATTGCCACTGAGTGCCTCTGGCTTCTCTCGCCATTCAAGCTGGGCAATCTTCGGGGCCGCCGCCGCCTTCGGCCTCGCCACTGCCTGTTCCGGGGTCCTCGCTTCAGAGTTGCCTTGACCTTGGGGCCAGCGCCGCCAACCATGGCCACCGCGCCGTTCTCTCAAGTGTGCCAGAACTACCACCCCGAATGCGAGGCCGCCATCAACAGCCAGATCAACCTGGAGCTCTACGCCTCCCACGTGTACCTGTCGATGGCTTTCTATTTCGACCATGACGACGTGGCCCTGGAGAATGTCTCCAAGTTCTTCCTGCGCCAGTCCCACGAGGAGAAGGAGCGTGTCGAGAAGCTGATGCAGCTGCAGAACCAGCGTGGGGGCCGCATCCGCCTCCACAACATCATGAAGCCTGACCGCGACAACTGGGAGAGCGGCCTGAAGGCCATGGAGTGCGCCTTTCACCTGGAGAAGAGCGTGAACCAGAGCCTGCTCGACCTGCACCAGCTGGCCACCGACAAGAAGGACGCCCATCTGTGCAGCTTCCTGGAGACCAACTACCTGCACGAGCAAGTCAAGGTCATCAAAGAGCTGGGGGGCTACATCACCAGCCTGTGCAAGATGGGGGCCCCGGAAGATGGCTTGGCAGAGTACCTCTTTGACAAGCTCACCCTGGGCAACAGCGACAAGAACTGA